In a single window of the Nicotiana tomentosiformis chromosome 10, ASM39032v3, whole genome shotgun sequence genome:
- the LOC138900514 gene encoding L-type lectin-domain containing receptor kinase IX.1-like: MVVFSSLSALKYYLVFLLVIIPFVTSLSFNFDSFRPSDQNVTYERDAYLADGAIQLTTDLINRDINVTIGRATYSKPLHLWDKASGNVTDFSTHFSFSINSQGRTRYGDGLAFFLAPAGSRIPENTTRGGSLGLTSNTQRLNTSSNHFVAVEFDTYRNVQYDPMGDHVGIDIKSMQSVVNVTWFSSIPDGRRTDAWISYNSTSKNLSVVFTGFKLQGNTTVTVQQSLSHNLDLREYLPEWVTFGFTGGAGLVFAIQRIYSWNFTSSLEINDNITDPGVALPIPKPEETPSKSKLGLVIGLVSGGCVLVAVSVLVLFVFWRKRKLREDEDDDDSFDGSMANEFERSTGPKKFLYSELVRCTNNFAGEGKLGEGGLGGVYKGHLRESNSYVAVKRISRGSRQGIKEFASEVRIISRLRHRHLVQLIGWCHEKRELLLVYEFMSNGSLDFHLFKGKSHLTWPIRYKIAQGLASALLYLHEEWEQCVVHRDIKASNIMLDSNFNAKLGDFGLARLVDHEKGSQTTVLAGTMGYMAPECATTGKASKETDVYSFGIVALEIACGRKPIDRKAESDHQVNIVDWVWSLYGMGNLNEAADPKLSLEFNEMEMKHLLIVGLWCAHPDSNCRPSIRQAIHVLNFEAPLPTLPPNMPVPTYCSPSQHLSSASLSSSSASILYPR; this comes from the coding sequence ATGGTTGTTTTTTCCTCTTTATCTGCTCTCAAATACTACCTTGTTTTTCTTCTTGTCATAATCCCCTTTGTGACTTCACTATCCTTCAATTTTGATAGTTTTAGACCCAGCGATCAAAATGTAACATACGAGAGAGATGCTTATCTAGCAGATGGTGCAATTCAACTTACCACAGACCTGATCAATCGTGATATAAACGTTACTATAGGTCGAGCAACATATTCCAAGCCCCTGCATCTTTGGGACAAGGCCTCTGGAAATGTCACGGATTTCAGTACTCACTTCTCCTTTAGCATCAATTCACAGGGCAGAACTAGATATGGTGATGGCCTTGCCTTTTTCCTTGCACCTGCAGGTTCAAGAATTCCTGAGAACACAACCAGAGGTGGCAGTCTTGGCCTTACAAGTAATACTCAACGACTGAATACATCGAGTAATCATTTTGTAGCTGTGGAGTTTGATACGTATCGGAACGTCCAGTATGACCCAATGGGCGACCACGTAGGTATTGATATCAAATCTATGCAATCTGTTGTTAATGTGACCTGGTTTAGTAGCATTCCGGATGGTAGGAGAACTGATGCCTGGATTAGCTATAACTCGACCTCAAAAAATCTTAGTGTTGTCTTCACTGGTTTCAAACTCCAAGGAAATACCACTGTCACTGTCCAGCAAAGCCTATCTCACAATCTTGATCTAAGAGAATACTTGCCTGAATGGGTCACTTTTGGCTTCACAGGTGGAGCTGGACTTGTCTTTGCAATACAAAGAATCTATTCTTGGAACTTTACTTCTTCTTTAGAAATTAATGACAACATAACAGATCCAGGGGTAGCCTTACCAATCCCAAAGCCAGAGGAGACTCCAAGCAAAAGTAAGTTAGGACTTGTGATTGGATTGGTTTCTGGTGGTTGTGTTTTGGTTGCAGTAtctgttttggtgttgtttgtatTTTGGAGAAAGAGGAAGTTGAGagaagatgaagatgatgatgatagCTTTGATGGTTCCATGGCTAATGAATTTGAAAGAAGTACAGGACCAAAGAAGTTCCTCTACAGTGAGTTGGTTAGATGTACAAATAACTTTGCGGGGGAAGGGAAGCTTGGGGAGGGTGGGCTCGGGGGTGTTTATAAAGGACATCTCAGGGAATCCAATTCCTATGTTGCTGTTAAAAGGATTTCAAGGGGGTCAAGACAAGGAATAAAAGAGTTCGCTTCTGAAGTGAGGATCATTAGCCGGTTAAGACATAGACATTTGGTGCAACTCATTGGCTGGTGCCATGAGAAAAGAGAACTTCTACTTGTCTATGAGTTTATGTCTAATGGAAGCCTAGATTTCCATCTTTTCAAGGGAAAAAGCCATTTGACATGGCCAATAAGATACAAGATTGCTCAAGGCTTGGCCTCGGCGCTGCTATATCTACATGAAGAATGGGAACAATGTGTGGTGCATAGGGACATAAAGGCAAGCAATATTATGTTGGATTCCAATTTCAATGCCAAACTTGGGGATTTTGGTTTAGCTAGACTAGTTGACCATGAAAAGGGATCCCAGACAACAGTTTTGGCAGGTACTATGGGCTACATGGCCCCCGAATGTGCCACCACTGGGAAAGCTAGCAAGGAAACAGATGTCTATAGCTTTGGTATTGTCGCGTTAGAAATAGCTTGTGGAAGAAAACCTATTGACCGTAAAGCTGAATCAGATCATCAAGTAAACATTGTTGATTGGGTTTGGAGTCTTTATGGGATGGGAAATCTTAACGAAGCAGCTGATCCTAAACTCTCATTAGAGTTCAATGAAATGGAGATGAAGCACTTGTTAATTGTTGGTTTATGGTGTGCTCATCCAGATAGCAATTGTAGGCCTTCTATCAGGCAAGCAATTCATGTCCTTAATTTTGAAGCTCCATTGCCCACCCTCCCTCCAAACATGCCTGTTCCAACATATTGCAGTCCATCACAACATTTATCAAGTGCTTCATTGTCTTCATCTTCAGCATCAATCTTGTACCCACGTTGA